From Apilactobacillus bombintestini:
TTCGATCCCGGTCCTCGGCATTTAATTGAATATATTTATTTTGCACCCATAGCGCAACTGGATAGAGTGTCTGACTACGAATCAGAAGGTTGTAGGTTCGATCCCTACTGGGTGCATTTTTTTATTTCGGGAAGTAGCTCAGCTTGGTAGAGCACCTGGTTTGGGACCAGGGGGTCGCAGGTTCGAATCCTGTCTTCCCGATTTTTTTAATCCGTAAAGAGAAAATGATATTTTTCATTTTCTCTTTTTTGTTTATATAAAATCTTTGCATTTTCTATATAAGTCCGTATAATAATAGTCAGAATTAGTCAAAGAATGGGATGGTGTTATGCAAGGAAAAAATATTTCTGATATCATTGAGAAATATCTCAAAAAAATGATTGCTGAAGATGAACAAGTTGAAATTAGTCGATCAGATATCGCAAATCATTTTGACGTAGTGCCATCTCAGATCAATTATGTTATTAAGACTCGTTTTACAATTCAAAATGGTTACGTTGTAGAAAGTAAACGTGGCGGTGGCGGATATATTCGTATTGAAAAAGTAAAATTACTGGATAATATTGATATTTTAGATACACTTATTGAAGCCATTGGCAATGAATTGACACAACGAGAGGGAAGAGCAGTAATTAATACTTTAGTAGTTAATGATTTAATTACTGACAATGAAGCCGATTTAGTGTTAGCATCTATTAGCAAACAAACTTTATCGGTTGGAAACAAGTTATTCGAAAATGAGATTAGAGCTAAAATAATGGTCTCGATACTAGATCATTTGAGATATAAAAGCTAGAAAGTGAGGCATTATATGAATAATATTTTTACTCCTAGTGCAAAGAATGTTTTAATGATTGCGCAAGAACAAGCGGTTACTTTTGCTCACCAAGCTGTTGGAACTGAGCATATTTTGATAGCCTTAGCTATGGAACACAATGGAATTGCTCATGCCGCACTATCACATTGCAACATTAATGAATACGACATTAAGGCAGAAATTGAATTACTAGTGGGATATGGTAACCTTTCCCAAACTGATGCGGATACTTACTTACCATATTCACCTAAGACTGAAACATTGCTAGAAGATGCTGCTAATTTAACCAAGAAGTTCGGTTCTGCAAAGATTGGTACTGAACACTTGCTATTAAGCATTCTAGGTAATAAGGATTGTGTTGCTAGCCAAGTATTGAGTTCATTAGGCATTGCAAGCACTGAGAACATTAAAAAAGTATTACTTCGTCAAATGGGCTTTGCAGGTGACCCAAGACGTCAACAAAAAGAAATCCCATTGCCAAACTTAAACGGAAATAGACGTAATAACGGAAGTGCTACTCCTACATTGGATAAATTAGCTACTGATTTAACTAAGTCAGCTAATGATGGACATATTGATCCTACTATTGGTAGAGATGATGTTATCAAGCGTGTAGTTCAAATCCTAAGTCGTCGTACTAAGAATAATCCAGTTTTAATTGGTGAAGCTGGGGTAGGTAAGACTGCCGTAGTAGAAGGATTAGCATTACAAATTGCTAAAAAGAAAGTACCAGAAGATATGCAAAACAAACGTGTCATGATGCTAGAAATGGGTACTTTAGTAGCCGGTACTAAGTATCGTGGTGAATTCGAAAAACGTTTGATGAAAATCATTAGCGAAATTAAGAGTGTCGGTAACGTAATTCTATTTATTGATGAATTACACACTTTAATGGGCGCTGGTGGTGCTGAAGGTGCTATTGATGCATCTAACATCTTAAAGCCTGCTTTAGCTCGTGGTGATTTACAAACTATTGGTGCTACTACTTTAGATGAATACCAAAAATACATTGAAAAAGATGGTGCACTAGCTAGAAGATTCGCTACTGTTTCAGTAGAAGAACCTAGTCGTGATGAAACTGTTGAAATTCTAAAAGGTATTCGTTCTAAGTATGAAGACCATCATCAAGTAAAAATTACTGATGAAGCTATTAACCAAGCTGTAGATTTGTCTACTAGATATATCAGCAACCGTTTCTTACCAGATAAGGCTATTGACCTAATGGATGAAGCTGCTGCCATGGTAAGAATCAATCATGTAGATAAAGATACTTCTATGGATAAACTAGAAGATGAATTAAAAGAATACAGTTCTAAGATGGAAGCTGCTATTGAAGATCAACGCTTTGAAGATGCGGTAGCTTTACGTGAAAAAGAACAAGCACTACAAGCTAAGATTGATAAGCGGCGTGAATCCATGCGTGCTAAACGCGATAAACAAAAAGAAGAACGTGACTTCGACATTAAAGAAACTGGTGAAGATATTGCTAAGGTAGTTTCTGAATGGACTGGAGTTCCTGTAACTAAGATGACTAAAGCTGACAGTAAGCGTTTAGTTAACTTAGAATCCATTCTTCACAAGAAGATTATTGGACAAGATGAAGCAGTTTCTGCTGTATCTCGTGCTATCAGACGTGCAAGAAGTGGAATTAAGGATCCTAACCGTCCAATCGGTTCATTTATCTTCTTGGGTCCTACCGGGGTAGGTAAGACTGAATTAGCCAAAGACCTAGCTGAAGAAATGTTTGGTTCTAAAGATGACATTATCAGAATTGATATGTCTGAATACATGCAAAAAGAATCAGCATCTCGTATGGTAGGTTCTGCACCTGGTTATGTTGGATATGATGAAGGTGGACAATTAACTGAAAAGGTTAGACAACATCCATATTCAGTAGTTCTATTTGATGAAGTAGAAAAAGCCCATCCAGATGTATTTAACTTATTACTACAAGTGTTAGATGATGGTTACCTAACTGATTCTAAGGGACGTCATGTGGACTTTAGAAACACAGTATTAATCATGACTTCTAACTTAGGTGCTACTGCACTACGTGATAAGAAGACAGTTGGTTTTGGTGCTGAAGCTGATCAAGAAGAAGACCAAAGCTACAAGTTAATGAAGAAGACGGTAGAAGCACAAATGAAACAATTCTTTAGACCAGAATTCCTAAACAGAATTGATGAAACTATCATCTTCCATGAATTAACTCAAAAACAAGTACAAAAGATTGTTAAGCTAATGGCTAACGAACTATTGGAACGTGTTAACAAACAAGGTATTAATGTAAAGATGACACCAGCTGCAGTTGAAACTATCGCTAAAGATGGTTACAATCCAGAATTTGGTGCAAGACCAATTAGAAGAGCTCTACAAAATGATGTGGAAGATAAACTTTCTGAAGCAATTCTTTCCGGTGAAGTAAAGCCGGGGGATGATGTTTCAATCGGAGCTTCTAAAGGTAAAATTACTATTAATAAAAAAGACACTGTAAAATCATAAAAAAAGGGGATTTTTTAATCCTCTTTTTTGTGTGAAATCCTTGATTTTATATAGTGGTAAGAGTATTATACTAAGTATGTAACTACGAAGTGAAATGTGTGCTGGCGATCTATTGTCCGTCTAGTACGCCTATATTAACCAAAAATAAGCTTTTTTGATATTGCTTGTTTTGGTTTTTTTTTGCCTTTTTTTCCTAAAAATTGGCAAAAAAATGCAATTGTAATCAAATTGTAATATTTCACTGAGTAGAATTTTTTAGAGGGGTGAAGAACTTGGCAGGACATTTAGTTAAATATGGTAAACACCGTATTCGTAGAAGTTACTCTCAAATCAAGGAAGTTCTTGATTTACCTAATTTAATTGAAATTCAAACCGATTCATATAAGTGGTTCTTAGATGAAGGTTTGCGCGAAATGTTCAATAGCATTATGCCAATTGATGATTTCCAAGGAAAACTATCCTTAGAATTCGTTGATTATCAACTATTAGAACCTAAATACACTGTTAGTGAAGCAAGAGATCATGAGGCAAACTACTCAGCTCCACTTCACATCACATTAAAATTGACCAATCATGAAACTGGTGAAATTAAGACCCAAGATGTATTCTTTGGTGATTTCCCATTAATGACTGATCAAGGTACATTCATTATTAACGGGGCAGAACGTGTAATTGTTTCACAATTAGTACGTTCTCCTGGTGTTTTCTTCCACAAGGATGAAGACAAGAACGGTCGTATCAGCTATGGTACTACTGTAATTCCCAACCGTGGTGCATGGATGGAATTTGAAACTGATGCAAAGAACTTATCATATGTACGTATTGATAGAACTAGAAAGCTACCAATTACTGAATTAGTTCGTGCATTAGGTTTTGGTTCTGATGACGAAATTACACAAATATTAGGTAGTAATGATAGTCTTTCATTAACACTTGAAAAGGATGTTCATAAAGATACTGAAGATTCACGTGTTGAAGAATCATTGAAAGACATTTACGAACGTCTACGTCCAGGTGAACCTAAGACTGCTGATTCAGCTCGTAATTTATTAACTACTCGTTTCTTCGATCACAAACGTTATGACATGGCTCCTGTTGGTAGATACAAGACTAACAACAAGTTGAGCTTAAAGACTCGTTTATTAGGTTTAACTCTTGCTGAAACATTAGCTGATCCTGATACCGGAGAAATTATTGCTAAGAAAGATACTGTTGTTGATAAAAATGTTATGAAGAAGTTAGCACCTTACTTAGATCGTGATGACTTCAAAGCATACACCTTCAACCCTTCAGAACAATCTGTTGTTCCTGAACCTATGACAGTACAAATTATTAAAGTATATTCTGAAAAAGATCCAGATCATGTAGTTAACATGATTGGTAACGATAATATTCCTTTGGATTACCATCACATTACTCCAGCGGATATTATTTCTTCCATTAACTACTTCTTTAACCTACAAGAAGGAATCGGAGAACCTGATGACATTGACCATTTAGGTAACCGTCGTATTCGTTCTGTTGGTGAATTACTACAAAACCAATTCAGAATTGGTTTAGCAAGAATGGAACGTGTTGTTAGAGAACGTATGTCAATTCAAGACACTTCAACTGTTACTCCACAACAACTAATTAACATTCGTCCTGTAGTAGCATCTGTTAAAGAATTCTTTGGTTCATCACAATTGTCACAATTCATGGACCAAACTAACCCATTGGGTGAATTAACTCACAAACGTCGTCTATCTGCTTTAGGACCTGGTGGTTTAACTAGAGACCGTGCCGGTTACGAAGTTCGTGACGTTCACTACACTCACTATGGTCGTATTTGTCCTATTGAAACACCTGAAGGTCCTAACATTGGTTTGATTAACTCACTATCAAGTTATGCTAAGATCAACAAGTATGGTTTCGTTGAAACTCCATACCGTCGTGTATCATGGGATACTCATAAAGTTACTGATAAGATTGATTACTTATCAGCTGACGAAGAAGATAACTATGTTGTTGCCCAAGCCAACTCACCATTAAATGATGATGGTTCATTTACTAACGACGTAGTTATGGCTAGATACAAGTCAAAGAATATTGAAACTAAGATTGAAAACGTTGACTACATGGACGTTTCACCTAAACAAGTAGTTTCTGTCGCAACTGCATGTATTCCATTCTTGGAAAACGATGACTCCAACCGTGCCTTGATGGGTGCTAACATGCAACGTCAAGCGGTTCCTTTGGTTAACCCACATGCACCACTAGTTGGTACTGGTATTGAATACAAGGCCGCTCATGACTCTGGTGTTGCTCTAATCTGTAAACACCCAGGAACTGTTGAATATGTAGATGCTACCGAAGTTCGTGTTCGTAGAGACGATGGTTCATTAGATACTTACAAGCTAATGAAGTTCCAACGTTCAAACGGTGGTAAGAACTACAACCAACGTCCTATCGTAAGAGTTAACGATCACGTTGACGCTGACGAAATCTTAGCTGATGGTCCTTCAATGGAAAACGGAGAACTTGCTTTAGGTCAAAACCCAGTGGTTGCCTTCATGACTTGGCAAGGTTACAACTTCGAAGATGCCATTGGTATTTCAGAAAGATTAGTTAGAGACGATGTATACACTTCAATTCATATTGAAGAATACGAATCAGAAACTAGAGATACCAAACTTGGACCTGAAGAAATGACAAGAGAAATTCCTAACGTTGGGGAAGACGCATTGAAGAACCTTGACGAAGAAGGAATTATTAGAATTGGTGCTGAAGTTCATGATGGTGACATCTTAGTTGGTAAGGTAACTCCTAAGGGTGTTACAGAATTATCAGCTGAAGAACGTTTACTACATGCTATCTTCGGTGAAAAATCACGTGAAGTTCGTGATACATCACTACGTGTACCACACGGTGGTGGCGGTATCGTCCAAGATGTTAAGATCTTCACTCGTGAAAATGGTGATGAATTATCACCAGGTGTAAACAAGATGGCTCGTGTTTACATTGCTCAAAAACGTAAGATTCAAGTTGGAGATAAGATGTCTGGTCGTCACGGTAACAAAGGTACTGTTTCCATTGTTATCCCTGAAGAAGACATGCCATACTTACCAGATGGTACTCCAATCGATATCCTATTGAGTCCTATGGGTGTGCCTTCTCGTATGAACATTGGACAAGTTCTTGAATTACACTTAGGTATGGCTGCTAGAAAACTTGGCATCCATGTAACTACACCGGTATTCGACGGTGCTCGTGATTCAGATATTTGGGACGCTGTTAAAGAAGCTGGTATGGCTTCAGACGGTAAGTCAATTGTTTATGATGGTAGAACTGGTGAACCATTCGACAAACGTATTGCCGTTGGTGTTATGCACTACTTGAAACTTGCTCACATGGTTGATGATAAGATTCATGCTCGTGCTATCGGACCTTACTCATTAGTTACTCAACAACCACTTGGTGGTAAAGCACAATTTGGTGGACAACGTTTTGGTGAAATGGAAGTTTGGGCCCTAGAAGCTTACGGTGCTGCTTACACACTACAAGAAATCTTGACTTACAAGTCAGATGATGTTGTTGGTCGTGTTAAGACTTACGAAGCTATCGTTAAGGGTGAACCAATTCCTCAACCAGGTGTTCCTGAATCATTCCGTGTTCTTGTTAAGGAACTACAAGCTCTAGGATTAGACATGAAGGTTCTTAACGATGATAACCAAGAAATTGAACTTCGTGACTTAGATGACGAAGAAGAAGACGGAGTTGTAAATGTTGATGCTCTAAGTAAACTAGCTGAAAAGCAAAAACAAGAAAAGGCTGAAAAAGCTGCTGAATCCGAAAAGGATGACAAAGCAAACACCAACTCTAAGGAATAAAGAAAGGGGACTATCCATTGGTCGATGTAAATAAATTTTCAAGCATGCAAATTGGATTAGCATCTTCTGATAAGATTCGTAGTTGGTCATATGGTGAAGTTAAAAAGCCAGAAACTATTAACTACAGAACCTTAAAACCAGAAAAAGATGGTTTATTCGACGAAAGAATTTTTGGTCCAACTAAGGACTGGGAATGTGCTTGTGGTAAATATAAACGTATTAGATACAAGGGTATCGTCTGTGATCGTTGTGGGGTTGAAGTTACTCGTTCAAAAGTACGTCGTGAACGTATGGGACACATTGAACTAGCTGCTCCTGTAACACACATTTGGTACTTCAAAGGAATTCCAAGTCGTATGGGACTTGTATTGGACATGAGTCCACGTGCATTGGAAGAAATTATTTACTTTGCATCTTATGTTGTTACTGATCCTGGTGATACTCCACTAGAATACAAACAATTAGTTTCAGAACAAGACTACCGTGACAAGAAGCTTGAATACGGTAATCGTTTCCATGCCGAAATCGGTGCGGAAGCTATTAAGACTTTATTAAATCAAGTTGATATTAATAAAGAAGTTGCTGAACTAAAAGATGAATTAAAGAAAGCTACTGGTCAAAAACGTGTTAGAGCGGTAAGACGTCTAGACATCTTGGAAGCCTTCCTAAAATCCGGAAATGAATTATCATGGATGGTAATGGAAGCTATTCCAGTTGTTCCACCTGACTTAAGACCAATGGTTCAACTAGAAGGTGGCCGTTTTGCCACATCTGACTTAAACGACTTATACCGTCGTGTTATTAACAGAAATAACCGTCTAAAGAGATTACTTGCATTACATGCTCCTGGTATCATCGTTCAAAACGAAAAACGTATGTTACAAGAAGCTGTGGATGCTTTAGTAGATAATGGTCGTCGTGGTCGTCCTGTTACCGGTCCTGGTAACCGTCCACTTAAGTCACTATCTCACATGCTAAAAGGTAAGCAAGGTCGTTTCAGACAAAACTTACTTGGTAAGCGTGTTGACTACTCTGGTCGTTCTGTTATTGATGTTGGTCCATCATTGAAATTCAACCAAATGGGACTTCCTGTTCCAATGGCTCTAGAACTATTCAAACCATTTATTATGAAAGAATTAGTTCAACGTGGTGATGCTTCTAACATTAAGTCAGCAAAACGTAAGATTGAACGTAAGGATGAAGAAGTATTTGATGTATTGGATGACGTTATTAAAGAACATCCAGTATTACTTAACCGTGCACCTACCTTGCATAGATTAGGTATTCAAGCTTTCGAACCAGTATTAGTTTCTGGTAAATCCATGCGTTTGCATCCTCTAGCTTGTGAAGCTTACAACGCCGATTTTGATGGGGACCAAATGGCTATCCACGTTCCTCTATCAGACGAAGCTCAAGCTGAATCAAGACTATTGATGCTTGCTGCTACTCATATCCTTGCTCCTCGTGATGGTAATCCTATCGTTGCACCTTCACAAGATATGGTTATTGGTAACTACTACCTAACCATGGAAGAAGTAGGACGTGAAGGAGAAGGTATGATCTTTAACAGCCCACAAGAAGCTGTATTATCATACCAAAATGGTTTAACTCACTGGCACACTCGTGTAGGTATTGCTGCATCATCAATGCCAGAAAAGCCATTTACTGATGAACAAAAAGATAAAATCTTGGTAACTACTATTGGTAAGATTATCTTCAATAGTATTCTTCCAAAGACTTTCCAATACTTGAATGAACCAACTGAAACTAACCTACATGGTCATCTATCAGACAGTTTCTTCCTAGAACCTGGTGAAGATATCCATGAACACTTGAAGAATGCACCATTAAATGCATCATTCAAGAAAGGTTTCTTATCAGATATCATTGCTGAAGTATACAAGAACTACAAAGTTACTGTAACTTCTCATTTACTAGATGCTATGAAGGACCTAGGTTATGATGAATCAACTAAGTCTGGTTTAACTGTTGGTATCACTGATGTTACTAACTTGAAGTCCAAGCCAAGAATTATTGAAGATTCACATAAGAAAGTTGAAAACGTTACTAAACAATTCCGTCGTGGTTTGATTACTGACCAAGAACGTTACGAAAGAGTTATTGGTATCTGGAGTGACGCTAAGGATGAAATCCAAAACGACCTATTGAAGAGTTTCGATCCTCAAAACCCTATCTTTATGATGAGTGATTCTGGTGCTCGTGGTAACATTTCAAACTTTACTCAATTAGCTGGTATGCGTGGTTTGATGGCTGCTCCTAATGGTGAAATCATGGAACTACCTATCACTGCTAACTTCCGTGAAGGTCTATCTGTCTTGGAAATGTTCATTTCTACCCACGGTGCTCGTAAAGGTATGACTGATACTGCCTTGAAGACTGCCAACTCAGGTTACTTAACACGTCGTCTTGTTGATGTTGCCCAAGATGTAATTATCAGAGAAGAAGACTGTGGTACTGATCGTGGTGTTGTTGTTACTGCCTTGAAACAAGGTAATGAAATGATTGAACCACTATACGACAGAATCCTTGGT
This genomic window contains:
- the rpoC gene encoding DNA-directed RNA polymerase subunit beta', coding for MVDVNKFSSMQIGLASSDKIRSWSYGEVKKPETINYRTLKPEKDGLFDERIFGPTKDWECACGKYKRIRYKGIVCDRCGVEVTRSKVRRERMGHIELAAPVTHIWYFKGIPSRMGLVLDMSPRALEEIIYFASYVVTDPGDTPLEYKQLVSEQDYRDKKLEYGNRFHAEIGAEAIKTLLNQVDINKEVAELKDELKKATGQKRVRAVRRLDILEAFLKSGNELSWMVMEAIPVVPPDLRPMVQLEGGRFATSDLNDLYRRVINRNNRLKRLLALHAPGIIVQNEKRMLQEAVDALVDNGRRGRPVTGPGNRPLKSLSHMLKGKQGRFRQNLLGKRVDYSGRSVIDVGPSLKFNQMGLPVPMALELFKPFIMKELVQRGDASNIKSAKRKIERKDEEVFDVLDDVIKEHPVLLNRAPTLHRLGIQAFEPVLVSGKSMRLHPLACEAYNADFDGDQMAIHVPLSDEAQAESRLLMLAATHILAPRDGNPIVAPSQDMVIGNYYLTMEEVGREGEGMIFNSPQEAVLSYQNGLTHWHTRVGIAASSMPEKPFTDEQKDKILVTTIGKIIFNSILPKTFQYLNEPTETNLHGHLSDSFFLEPGEDIHEHLKNAPLNASFKKGFLSDIIAEVYKNYKVTVTSHLLDAMKDLGYDESTKSGLTVGITDVTNLKSKPRIIEDSHKKVENVTKQFRRGLITDQERYERVIGIWSDAKDEIQNDLLKSFDPQNPIFMMSDSGARGNISNFTQLAGMRGLMAAPNGEIMELPITANFREGLSVLEMFISTHGARKGMTDTALKTANSGYLTRRLVDVAQDVIIREEDCGTDRGVVVTALKQGNEMIEPLYDRILGRYAMKTVKDPKTGEVIVKRNQMINEPEAEAIENAGIKEVEIRSAFTCNTVHGVCEKCYGRNLATGSPVEVGEAVGTVAAQSIGEPGTQLTMRNFHTGGVAGNNDITQGLPRVQEIFEARNPKGKAEISEVTGTVTLIEENPAERIKEVTVKGDADTRTYKVPINARMKVAEGDFIHRGQAINEGSIDPKELIKVRDSLSTEVYLLSEVQKTYRMQGVEVSDKHAEIMVRQMLRKVRIMDAGDTDVLPGTLMDINDFKKANADAVISGKIPATARPVILGITKAALETNSFLSAASFQETTRVLTDAAIRGKNDPLVGLKENVIIGKLIPAGTGMKTYGDIKPKVEGQSSEKSDSNEVYSISQLEKRMKEEDVNNK
- a CDS encoding CtsR family transcriptional regulator; this translates as MQGKNISDIIEKYLKKMIAEDEQVEISRSDIANHFDVVPSQINYVIKTRFTIQNGYVVESKRGGGGYIRIEKVKLLDNIDILDTLIEAIGNELTQREGRAVINTLVVNDLITDNEADLVLASISKQTLSVGNKLFENEIRAKIMVSILDHLRYKS
- a CDS encoding DNA-directed RNA polymerase subunit beta, with product MKNLAGHLVKYGKHRIRRSYSQIKEVLDLPNLIEIQTDSYKWFLDEGLREMFNSIMPIDDFQGKLSLEFVDYQLLEPKYTVSEARDHEANYSAPLHITLKLTNHETGEIKTQDVFFGDFPLMTDQGTFIINGAERVIVSQLVRSPGVFFHKDEDKNGRISYGTTVIPNRGAWMEFETDAKNLSYVRIDRTRKLPITELVRALGFGSDDEITQILGSNDSLSLTLEKDVHKDTEDSRVEESLKDIYERLRPGEPKTADSARNLLTTRFFDHKRYDMAPVGRYKTNNKLSLKTRLLGLTLAETLADPDTGEIIAKKDTVVDKNVMKKLAPYLDRDDFKAYTFNPSEQSVVPEPMTVQIIKVYSEKDPDHVVNMIGNDNIPLDYHHITPADIISSINYFFNLQEGIGEPDDIDHLGNRRIRSVGELLQNQFRIGLARMERVVRERMSIQDTSTVTPQQLINIRPVVASVKEFFGSSQLSQFMDQTNPLGELTHKRRLSALGPGGLTRDRAGYEVRDVHYTHYGRICPIETPEGPNIGLINSLSSYAKINKYGFVETPYRRVSWDTHKVTDKIDYLSADEEDNYVVAQANSPLNDDGSFTNDVVMARYKSKNIETKIENVDYMDVSPKQVVSVATACIPFLENDDSNRALMGANMQRQAVPLVNPHAPLVGTGIEYKAAHDSGVALICKHPGTVEYVDATEVRVRRDDGSLDTYKLMKFQRSNGGKNYNQRPIVRVNDHVDADEILADGPSMENGELALGQNPVVAFMTWQGYNFEDAIGISERLVRDDVYTSIHIEEYESETRDTKLGPEEMTREIPNVGEDALKNLDEEGIIRIGAEVHDGDILVGKVTPKGVTELSAEERLLHAIFGEKSREVRDTSLRVPHGGGGIVQDVKIFTRENGDELSPGVNKMARVYIAQKRKIQVGDKMSGRHGNKGTVSIVIPEEDMPYLPDGTPIDILLSPMGVPSRMNIGQVLELHLGMAARKLGIHVTTPVFDGARDSDIWDAVKEAGMASDGKSIVYDGRTGEPFDKRIAVGVMHYLKLAHMVDDKIHARAIGPYSLVTQQPLGGKAQFGGQRFGEMEVWALEAYGAAYTLQEILTYKSDDVVGRVKTYEAIVKGEPIPQPGVPESFRVLVKELQALGLDMKVLNDDNQEIELRDLDDEEEDGVVNVDALSKLAEKQKQEKAEKAAESEKDDKANTNSKE
- a CDS encoding ATP-dependent Clp protease ATP-binding subunit is translated as MNNIFTPSAKNVLMIAQEQAVTFAHQAVGTEHILIALAMEHNGIAHAALSHCNINEYDIKAEIELLVGYGNLSQTDADTYLPYSPKTETLLEDAANLTKKFGSAKIGTEHLLLSILGNKDCVASQVLSSLGIASTENIKKVLLRQMGFAGDPRRQQKEIPLPNLNGNRRNNGSATPTLDKLATDLTKSANDGHIDPTIGRDDVIKRVVQILSRRTKNNPVLIGEAGVGKTAVVEGLALQIAKKKVPEDMQNKRVMMLEMGTLVAGTKYRGEFEKRLMKIISEIKSVGNVILFIDELHTLMGAGGAEGAIDASNILKPALARGDLQTIGATTLDEYQKYIEKDGALARRFATVSVEEPSRDETVEILKGIRSKYEDHHQVKITDEAINQAVDLSTRYISNRFLPDKAIDLMDEAAAMVRINHVDKDTSMDKLEDELKEYSSKMEAAIEDQRFEDAVALREKEQALQAKIDKRRESMRAKRDKQKEERDFDIKETGEDIAKVVSEWTGVPVTKMTKADSKRLVNLESILHKKIIGQDEAVSAVSRAIRRARSGIKDPNRPIGSFIFLGPTGVGKTELAKDLAEEMFGSKDDIIRIDMSEYMQKESASRMVGSAPGYVGYDEGGQLTEKVRQHPYSVVLFDEVEKAHPDVFNLLLQVLDDGYLTDSKGRHVDFRNTVLIMTSNLGATALRDKKTVGFGAEADQEEDQSYKLMKKTVEAQMKQFFRPEFLNRIDETIIFHELTQKQVQKIVKLMANELLERVNKQGINVKMTPAAVETIAKDGYNPEFGARPIRRALQNDVEDKLSEAILSGEVKPGDDVSIGASKGKITINKKDTVKS